The Paenibacillus sp. FSL H7-0357 nucleotide sequence GATAAGATTCAGCACTAACCCATTTTCTTCGACATTTCCACTTCATGGCTGATGCCACATTTGGAAGATTTAAAGGAGTGACAGTCTGTGGACAGCCATACTTCCGAATTATGGCAGCAAATATTATCGATTATTCAAACCAAATTAAGCAAACCGAGCTTCGATACATGGTTTAAGGCGACGAAGGCATTAACTCTTAGCCAGCACGCCATTATCATCTCGGCACCTACAACATTTGCCGTAGAATGGCTGGAAAGTCGTTACACCAAATTGGTAGGAGCTACGGTTTATGAAGTTACCGGACAACAGGTTGACGTCAAATTTGTGATTGAGGAGAACAAGCCCGTAGAGCCTGTAATCCAGCAGATGACGCCTTCTCCCGCAGTATCGCGTGAAGAAGCGCAGACTCATTTGCTTAATCCCAAGTACACTTTCGATACGTTCGTTATCGGCTCCGGCAACCGGTTTGCGCATGCAGCCTCTCTGGCTGTAGCGGAAGCGCCTGCCAAAGCGTATAATCCCTTGTTTTTGTACGGCGGGGTGGGTCTTGGGAAGACTCATCTAATGCATGCCATCGGGCACTACGTCCTGGAACATAACCCTAACAATAAGGTTATCTACATCTCGTCCGAGAAATTCACGAATGAATTCATCAACTCCATCCGTGACAACCGCGGTGAAAGCTTCCGTAACAAATACCGCAACGTTGACATTCTGCTGATTGACGATATTCAATTCCTGGCCGGCAAAGAGTCAACGCAGGAGGAATTTTTCCATACGTTTAACGCTCTTCATGAAGAACGCAAGCAAATTATTATCTCCAGCGACCGTCCCCCAAAGGAAATTCCCACTCTGGAAGAACGGCTTCGTTCCCGTTTTGAATGGGGACTCATTACCGATATTCAACCGCCTGATCTGGAGACGCGGATTGCCATTTTGCGCAAGAAAGCCAAGGCGGAGAACCTGGATATCCCCAATGAGGCCATGATGTACATCGCCAACCAGATCGATACGAACATTCGCGAGCTTGAGGGCGCATTGATCCGTGTTGTTGCCTATTCATCGCTTACCAACCAGGACGTAACCACTCATCTGGCAGCCGAAGCACTGAAGGATATCATTCCTTCCAGCCGGCCGAAGATGATCACCATGAACGATATTCAGCAAAAGGTCGGCGAATATTACAATTTGCGCATGGAAGATTTCAAGGCGCGCAAACGCACCAAAGCCGTAGCTTTTCCACGTCAAATCGCTATGTATCTCTCCCGTGAATTAACGGATTATTCGCTTCCCAAAATCGGAGAAGCTTTCGGGGGACGTGACCATACGACAGTTATACATGCCCATGAGAAGATTACGCAGCAATTAAAGGTAGACCAGGAGTTGTACAAAGTGGTAAATAATCTTGCGGAGAAAATTAAAAATCCTTCCTAAGAGGAACAAAGAGCCTATGCACAATCTATACACATGTGGGTAGGCTTAATTTTATGCTGTTTCGGGGGTTATCCACATAAACGGCGCCCCTACTACTAATACTATTAAATAACTATAATAATTCATCTTCTAAGAGCAGGTTTCGAAGAGGAATTACGTACACCTATTTCCCAATTTTTCAGCTAGGAGTGAAATCATGAAAATCAGCATTCTTAAAAATGAACTCAACGAATCAATCGGGCACGTATCCAAGGCAATCTCCAGCAGAACTACAATTCCCATTCTGACCGGCATTAAGCTGGAGGTAAGCCATCAAGGCGTTACCCTGACTGCAAGTGATACGGACATTTCCATCCAGTCCTTCATACCTGCAGAGAACGATAGCCATACCATCGTGAAAGTGGAACAGCCAGGCAGCGTTGTGCTTCCAGCCAAGTTTTTCGTCGAGATCATCAAGAAGCTTCCCTCCAAAGAAATTCACATGGAAGTCAAAGAGGGCTTTCAAACCTATATCTCTTCCGGCTCCACGGAAATTCAGATCGTCGGTCTTGACCCCGAGGAATTCCCAGTACTGCCGAGCATCGAGGAGAACGAAACGATCTCAATTCCAGGTGATTTGCTGAAAAATATGATTAAACAAACCGCCTTCTCCATCTCCACCCAAGAGACAACACCCATTCTGACAGGGATTCTGTGGAATCTGAGTGAGAATGAATTTAAATTTACAGCTACCGACCGCCACCGTCTGGCCACAAGAGCTGCGCATCTGGAAGGGACCGAGAATGTCCAATTCGCCAACATCGTCATTGCCGGCAAAACGCTGAATGAGCTAAGCAAAATCATACCGGACCAGAATATGCTGGTGGATATTGTCGTGGCCGATAATCAGGTGCTCTTCAAAATCGACAAAGTGCTGTTCTATTCGCGGATTCTGGATGGAATTTATCCGGATACTTCTAGAATTATTCCGACCAACTACAAAACAGAACTAACTTTGGATACAAAAAAACTCAGCGAATCGATTGACCGCGCTTATTTGCTGTCCCGTGAAGAAAAAACAAACATTGTACGTATGCAGACACTGGAGAACGGCGATGTTGAGATCTCTTCCAGCTCGTCAGAGCTGGGGAAGGTCCGTGAAGAACTGGAAGTGCTTGATTTCAAAGGCGAGCCGCTCAAAATCTCCTTCAACTCCAAATATATGCTCGATGTCCTGAAAGTTGTCGAAAGCGAGCAGCTCGTCATCGCCTTCACCGGTATGATGAGTCCGATTATTCTTAGACCGCTGGATGACAGCCGCAGTCTGTATGTCATTCTGCCGTACCGCACAACAAATTAAACGCCGCTGTTCACGAACCTGTGGATAAGTGGTGGAAAGGATAAAAAACATGAAAAAAATACTTATCCACAGTGGATATATTAAGCTGGACCAGTTCTTGAAGCTTTCAGATTGCGTATCCACAGGCGGCATGGCGAAGGCGCTGCTGCAGGAAGGCTACGTGAAGGTTAACGGGGAAAAAGAAGAACGACGTGGCAGAAAGCTTTATCCGGGTGATACAATAGAGGTTCAGGACAACGGCGCATTCGAGATTGAAGGCGGCGGAATAAAAGAGTAGTTCACCCAAGGAGGCAGAGGTTCGTGTTTGTTAAAAATATCGGTCTGCAGCATTACCGTAACTACGGGCTGCTGCGTCTGGAGAGCCTGGGCGATGTGAACCTGATTCTCGGTCAGAATGCCCAGGGCAAAACAAACCTCATGGAGGCTCTGTTCGTCCTGGCGATGACCAAGAGCCACCGTACCTCGAAGGACCGGGAACTCATTTCTTTCGATGCTCCCGGAGGATCCGCGCAAATTGTTGCCGAGGTGGAACGTAAATATGGCGATTTGAAGCTGGAGCTGACCTTGTCCGCCCAAGGCAAAAAAGCCAGAATCAACGGGCTGGAACAGCGCAGGCTCAGTGAATTCGTCGGCTCGCTCAACGTGGTGATGTTCGCTCCGGAAGATCTGGAGATCGTCAAAGGGACACCTGGAATACGGCGCCGGTTTCTTGATATGGAGATTGGCCAGGTGCAGCCAAGTTATCTTTTCCATCTGCAGCAATACCAGAAGGTGCTTCTGCAAAGAGGCAATCTGCTGAAGCAGCTATGGGGCAAGGAAGCAGCAGGCAAGGAGCTGTTGGAAATATGGGATGCCCAACTTATAGAGCATGGTGTTAAAATCGTCAAAAAAAGGAAACAATTCATAAAGAAGCTGCAAATCTGGGCAGAAAGCATTCACCGGGGCATTACGAACGGCGGGGAAGAGCTGAAATTGCTGTACGTCCCCTCTTTCGGCGAGCGGGACGAGGAAGATGAAGCTGTCTTATTAGACAAATTTATGTTAAAGTTATCACAAACAAGAGATCAGGAAATTAGGCGCGGCATGACGCTGACGGGTCCCCATCGGGATGACCTGTCCTTTTTTATCAACGGAAGAGAAGCTCAGGTCTACGGTTCTCAGGGGCAGCAGCGCACGGCAGCTTTGTCGCTCAAGCTGGCGGAAATCGAGCTGATCCATGAAGAAATCGGGGAGTACCCTGTGCTGCTTCTTGATGATGTTTTGTCCGAGCTTGATCCTTACCGCCAGACTCAGCTTATAGAAACCTTTCAAAGCAAGGTACAAACCTTCATCACTGCCACCGGTGTGGAAAGTTTAAGTGCCGATAAATTAAAAGGCGCAAGCCTATACCATGTTCATGATGGAAAAGTGGAGTTATAAAGAGCGGAGGAAGAGAATGTATATTCATTTGGGCGGAGAAAAGATTATTCGATCCTCAGAGCTGATTGCTATATTTGATATATCGATTGAGAGGTCCTCGAAGGTGTCGAAGCAGTTCATTGTTCATTCCCAGCAGGATAAAAAACTGGAACGAATCGGTGAAGAGGAAGCGAAGTCCATTGTCGTGACCAAAAATACTGTGTACTACTCCCCTATTTCCTCCTCCACTCTCAAAAAAAGAGCCAAAATCTTGTTGGAAATATAAGCTTTTCAGGTTACAAGAGATAATCAGAAAGAAGTAGGTGAAGGCATGTCAATGAATCAACCGACATATGATGAGAGTCAGATTCAGGTACTGGAAGGGCTGGAAGCTGTTCGGAAACGTCCCGGCATGTACATTGGTTCCACTAGCGCTAAAGGTCTGCATCATTTGGTTTGGGAGGTCGTCGATAACAGTATCGATGAGGCGCTGGCAGGTTTTTGCGACCGGATTCAAGTGATTATTCATGAGGATAACAGTGTGACCGTTATTGATAACGGACGGGGTATCCCTGTCGGTGAGAACGTGAAGCTGAAGAAATCGACGCTTGAGGTTGTAATGACTGTCCTGCATGCAGGTGGTAAATTCGGCGGTGGCGGATATAAGGTTTCGGGCGGTCTTCACGGTGTAGGGATATCGGTTGTGAACGCATTATCCGAGAAGGTAGTTGTAACCGTCAAACGTGACGGCCACGTCTACCAGCAGGAATACAGACGCGGTGCACCCCAATATGATATCAAGATTATCGGAGATTCCGACGAGACGGGTACCACTACAACCTTTCATCCGGATTCGGAGATTTTTACCGAAACGACAGTCTTCGAATACAACACGCTCCTTACTCGTATCCGCGAGCTGGCGTTTCTTAACAAGGGAATCGAGCTTTCACTGCTGGATGAGCGGACTGGGGTTTCCAATACCTTCAAATACGATGGCGGTATCGTAGAATATGTGAAATATTTGAACGAGAAAAAAGAGGCGCTTCATGAGGATCCGATCTACGTGGAAGGCTCACGGGATATGATTGCGGTTGAAGTAGCTCTGCAATATAACGATTCGTACACAGAGAACATTTACTCTTTTGCCAACAATATCAATACGCATGAAGGCGGAACGCATGAATCCGGCTTTAAGAGTGCATTGACACGGATCATCAATGATTATGCCCGCAAAACCGGCGTGATCAAGGACAGCAGCAACAACCTGACCGGAGATGACGTTCGTGAAGGATTGACGGCGATTATTTCCGTGAAAATTCCTGAGCCGCAATTCGAAGGGCAAACGAAGACCAAGCTCGGCAACAGTGAAGTCCGCGGGATTGTAGAATCCTTGTTCGGTGAGAAGCTGCAGGAATTCCTGGAAGAGAACCCTGCGGTTTCCCGGCGGGTGCTGGAGAAGTCACTGCAGGCTTCACGTGCCCGTGAGGCTGCCCGCAAAGCCCGTGAACTGACCCGCCGCAAGAGCGCTCTTGAAGTCAGTGCCTTGCCGGGTAAGCTGGCAGACTGCTCATCCAAGGATGCTTCGATCAGTGAGCTGTATATCGTCGAAGGTGACTCTGCCGGTGGATCAGCCAAGCAGGGCCGGGACCGTCACTTCCAGGCGATTCTGCCGCTGCGCGGTAAAATCCTGAACGTAGAGAAAGCACGGCTTGACCGTATCCTATCCAATGCCGAAATCCGGGCGATTATTACTGCTCTGGGAACCGGGATCAGCGAGGACTTTGATCTGTCCAAGGCGCGTTATCACAAGGTTGTTATTATGACTGATGCGGACGTCGACGGAGCCCATATCCGGACTCTGCTGTTGACCTTCTTCTACCGCTACATGCGGAAGATTATCGAAGCTGGCTATATTTATATCGCCCAGCCGCCGCTGTTCAAAATTGAGCGCAACAAAGTCATCCGCTATGCTCAAAGTGAGAGAGAACGCGATGAGATCATTGCTACCTTTGGTGAGAATGTTAAGGTAAATGTTCAGCGCTACAAAGGTCTGGGAGAAATGAACGCCACCCAGCTTTGGGATACCACCATGGATCCTGAGAGTCGCATGATGCTGCAGGTAACGATTGATGATGCAATATTAGCTGACAGTATCTTTGATACACTTATGGGAGATAATGTGCAGCCAAGATATGAATTCATTCAAGAGCATGCAAAATCGGTTCGGAACCTTGATATTTAATCATATGCGCACACCGGTCCTCATACAGACCTAGCATATGTTCCTAGCAAAGAACCTCCAGTTTCCTATTCCTTGGCGAATAGAAGCCGGAGGTTCTTTCGGTTAGGGTAGTCTTTTGCTCAGGAGAGGGGTTACCGGCGGGAGACTGCTGTTTTTCTTCTCTTTAACCGTCCATACGCCACAGCATAACGATGAATTTTGCGATAAATAGATTTGTCGTGAATTAATTTAAAGGCAATAATGGAGGGAAGGGTGTTCACTTCAAGCAGCCATACATCATGATGCTGATCCAGGGCAATATCAAGCCCGATCTCTTTAAGACCAGGGTAGGCTGTTTCAAGCTGCATGGCGATTTTTACACCCAGGGATTTTAACGACTGAAGCGTGGATGCCATCTCTGCCGGACCCATATGTTCTTTAAACAACGCATTGACGGTAAAGACACTTCCCCCGTTATGATAATTGGTCACAATCTTTTGCGGAGCGGCCACTCTGCCCAGCATTCCGGTTGTTTCCCACCCTCCATCCGGTCTTTTTTGCGTCAGTACCCGCAAATCAAACGGGCGGTCAGCATGCCGGAGCAAATCAATTCCCTGTTGGATTAAGTAGGAGCGTCCTTTAATCTTCGGCTTCAAAGCATTATGCAGCTCCTCCGTTGTGGAGAATGCTTCTGCCTCCAAACCATGGCGCAAGATATACATTATTTTTTGTTCAACCGCGGCTTCACTGCTTCCAGTACCGTAATCTCTGTTGACCGGCTGCTGTCCGCTGGGACTTAAATTCACCGTACGCTGCTCGGCTCGCATCACACCATTCCCA carries:
- the remB gene encoding extracellular matrix regulator RemB encodes the protein MYIHLGGEKIIRSSELIAIFDISIERSSKVSKQFIVHSQQDKKLERIGEEEAKSIVVTKNTVYYSPISSSTLKKRAKILLEI
- the yaaA gene encoding S4 domain-containing protein YaaA, translated to MKKILIHSGYIKLDQFLKLSDCVSTGGMAKALLQEGYVKVNGEKEERRGRKLYPGDTIEVQDNGAFEIEGGGIKE
- a CDS encoding YheC/YheD family protein, with the protein product MRIQRVSSKWAKTKVILQNRLLAIFIPETRKYSLAALNELLGTYGTVYIKPDRGTYGNGVMRAEQRTVNLSPSGQQPVNRDYGTGSSEAAVEQKIMYILRHGLEAEAFSTTEELHNALKPKIKGRSYLIQQGIDLLRHADRPFDLRVLTQKRPDGGWETTGMLGRVAAPQKIVTNYHNGGSVFTVNALFKEHMGPAEMASTLQSLKSLGVKIAMQLETAYPGLKEIGLDIALDQHHDVWLLEVNTLPSIIAFKLIHDKSIYRKIHRYAVAYGRLKRRKTAVSRR
- the dnaA gene encoding chromosomal replication initiator protein DnaA; the protein is MDSHTSELWQQILSIIQTKLSKPSFDTWFKATKALTLSQHAIIISAPTTFAVEWLESRYTKLVGATVYEVTGQQVDVKFVIEENKPVEPVIQQMTPSPAVSREEAQTHLLNPKYTFDTFVIGSGNRFAHAASLAVAEAPAKAYNPLFLYGGVGLGKTHLMHAIGHYVLEHNPNNKVIYISSEKFTNEFINSIRDNRGESFRNKYRNVDILLIDDIQFLAGKESTQEEFFHTFNALHEERKQIIISSDRPPKEIPTLEERLRSRFEWGLITDIQPPDLETRIAILRKKAKAENLDIPNEAMMYIANQIDTNIRELEGALIRVVAYSSLTNQDVTTHLAAEALKDIIPSSRPKMITMNDIQQKVGEYYNLRMEDFKARKRTKAVAFPRQIAMYLSRELTDYSLPKIGEAFGGRDHTTVIHAHEKITQQLKVDQELYKVVNNLAEKIKNPS
- the dnaN gene encoding DNA polymerase III subunit beta, with the protein product MKISILKNELNESIGHVSKAISSRTTIPILTGIKLEVSHQGVTLTASDTDISIQSFIPAENDSHTIVKVEQPGSVVLPAKFFVEIIKKLPSKEIHMEVKEGFQTYISSGSTEIQIVGLDPEEFPVLPSIEENETISIPGDLLKNMIKQTAFSISTQETTPILTGILWNLSENEFKFTATDRHRLATRAAHLEGTENVQFANIVIAGKTLNELSKIIPDQNMLVDIVVADNQVLFKIDKVLFYSRILDGIYPDTSRIIPTNYKTELTLDTKKLSESIDRAYLLSREEKTNIVRMQTLENGDVEISSSSSELGKVREELEVLDFKGEPLKISFNSKYMLDVLKVVESEQLVIAFTGMMSPIILRPLDDSRSLYVILPYRTTN
- the gyrB gene encoding DNA topoisomerase (ATP-hydrolyzing) subunit B, with protein sequence MSMNQPTYDESQIQVLEGLEAVRKRPGMYIGSTSAKGLHHLVWEVVDNSIDEALAGFCDRIQVIIHEDNSVTVIDNGRGIPVGENVKLKKSTLEVVMTVLHAGGKFGGGGYKVSGGLHGVGISVVNALSEKVVVTVKRDGHVYQQEYRRGAPQYDIKIIGDSDETGTTTTFHPDSEIFTETTVFEYNTLLTRIRELAFLNKGIELSLLDERTGVSNTFKYDGGIVEYVKYLNEKKEALHEDPIYVEGSRDMIAVEVALQYNDSYTENIYSFANNINTHEGGTHESGFKSALTRIINDYARKTGVIKDSSNNLTGDDVREGLTAIISVKIPEPQFEGQTKTKLGNSEVRGIVESLFGEKLQEFLEENPAVSRRVLEKSLQASRAREAARKARELTRRKSALEVSALPGKLADCSSKDASISELYIVEGDSAGGSAKQGRDRHFQAILPLRGKILNVEKARLDRILSNAEIRAIITALGTGISEDFDLSKARYHKVVIMTDADVDGAHIRTLLLTFFYRYMRKIIEAGYIYIAQPPLFKIERNKVIRYAQSERERDEIIATFGENVKVNVQRYKGLGEMNATQLWDTTMDPESRMMLQVTIDDAILADSIFDTLMGDNVQPRYEFIQEHAKSVRNLDI
- the recF gene encoding DNA replication/repair protein RecF (All proteins in this family for which functions are known are DNA-binding proteins that assist the filamentation of RecA onto DNA for the initiation of recombination or recombinational repair.); translation: MFVKNIGLQHYRNYGLLRLESLGDVNLILGQNAQGKTNLMEALFVLAMTKSHRTSKDRELISFDAPGGSAQIVAEVERKYGDLKLELTLSAQGKKARINGLEQRRLSEFVGSLNVVMFAPEDLEIVKGTPGIRRRFLDMEIGQVQPSYLFHLQQYQKVLLQRGNLLKQLWGKEAAGKELLEIWDAQLIEHGVKIVKKRKQFIKKLQIWAESIHRGITNGGEELKLLYVPSFGERDEEDEAVLLDKFMLKLSQTRDQEIRRGMTLTGPHRDDLSFFINGREAQVYGSQGQQRTAALSLKLAEIELIHEEIGEYPVLLLDDVLSELDPYRQTQLIETFQSKVQTFITATGVESLSADKLKGASLYHVHDGKVEL